GATGGGCCTTGGACAAGGAGGCTGGGGGTCCCCATGCATGTTTGCAAGGCCCTTGATGGTGTGAGGACAGAAAGGGACAGGCTGAGGGCCAGGAGCTGCCTCAATCCACGCCGCCACGAGGGAATTGGTTGTGCAAGTCTCCATGGGTAAGTAGACATTTCCATTTGTGCCATTCCAGAAGGTTACTGCTAGCCCATAATGATTTTCCCATTTATGTCTCATTCTCCAGCCCTAACAGTTCATTTCTCTGGGCTAAGCGCTGTGGACGCAGGGTGACGGGAGGGCTGCCTGAAAATGAGGATGTCCTCGGGAGGTGATACGTGTCATGTCATATTGTTGAGATGGAGTTCACTGAATCTATTTTCACTGCACCTGGGGAGTCTAGGCAGGACGATGTCATGGGTGCATGGAAGGGGGAGTTCCCTGGAGGGAAGAGCCATGGAAAGGGGATGTGGGACACCTCGAAGACCCACTTCAAGTTTTAGCCCAGGAATGGTGCTTGCTGTCACTATTGTCAGAGGCACAAACCCACTTCTGACAGGGAGCCGGCGTGCCTGAGATGGCAGctcattcacccattcatccattcattctttctagTCCATCAGTCTGTCATTCACCAAACCTGTGTTGAGCAGAACCCTGTAGTAATATGCTGATGAGTTAGGTCCTTGCTCTCCTACCTGATGCTCCTTGCACAGGTCTCACCTTGTACCACATCTGGGTCTTCCACCTGGTACATCTCCATCAGTCCATGTGTCTGAGGCCTGCACTCACCCACCTTTCAGCCTGCTCTCATCCACAAAGCCTTCTGTGACCCCGATCATCATCTAGAGTCgctccttcctttccccatcaATACAGACTCTCCGCTCCTCCAGTCATGTTTCCCTCTTTCCACTGATGTCATAATTTTTACTTGTCATATCCTGTGTCTATTGGGCAGGGTCCCTGGCGTGCTTTCCCATTTGTGTTCCTCCACAGGTGTGTACACAGTACTTGATTAATGTttctggatgaatgaatgagggataaatgaatgaatgaatgagtgagtgaatggtgGGTAAGTTGTGTCTTTTGAAAGATGATGTCCACCCCGTACAGTCTAAGCTTCCTTCAGCAATAGGCCGGGGGCGTTTAGAAGCTTAGCGTATTTTCCTGTGAAGTTGACAAAGGATGTAGGCAtctgtactgtgtgtgtgtgtgtgtgttgttttcccCTTAAGTCATAGGGATGAGATTGTGCTCAGCCATACACAATCAGCTTCCTACTTTGTTTGGAGTTAGCAGGGCTTCAGGAGGAACTTTCTCTCAATCACTTAGATGCATTAGGGATTGTTACAACCATGAGAATATCTTACTTTTATGTGGTGCATCCCAAGTTTATTCACAACGGGTTCTTACAACAGCCCTGTCTTGTCTTATAGAATTAGAAATGATTGCACAAAGAGGTTGAGCGACTTATTTGAGGCCACCCAGTTGTGAGGAAGGACGGAGCAGGTCTTTTCACTGGGGTTCCAgctcccctccttttcccttgTTCTCTCCATCCTAACCGACAGAAGGGCCCAAGGAAGACACACGCACTCCATCCTGTCTCAGGAGGGCCGGGGGGTGGGCCATGTCCCTCATCCCGTGGCTCCGGTGGACCGAGGCCCCGCCACGGCTGTCATCCCGGAGCCCAGCTGAGATGGTGCTGGAGACGCTCATGATGGAACTGGCAGGGCAGATGCAAGAGGCCGAGAGGCAGCACCGGGAGCGCAGCAATGCGGTCAGGAAGATCTGCACTGGAGTGGACTACAGCTGGCTGGCCCGCACGTCCCAGCCCACCTACGACCTCAGCCCTGGTGAGCGGCTGCAGCTGGAGGACGTCTGTGCCAAGATCCACCCATCCTACTGTGGGCCTGCCATCCTCAGGTAACCCCTGTACAGGGCTGGCTGTTGGTGGCTGCAGTGGCAGGACCTGAGGTTACCAGGACTACAGCCATGGGTTCTTGATGACCCAGTTATCTGTCAGAAGGAACAAGGCAGGAGGAGGAATCTGAAAGGGGACATGAAACACCAGATCAGGCTAGGGGcccagagggaggaggggggcgGCTCCTGGAAGCACATGAGTTTTGATAGGAGAGAACACCAGGCCTTTGAGCTTTGTGTCTGGATTGTTATTCTCCTGGATTTTAATGTAGCTAACTCCTTCTCCTTCATCAGTTTATCTTCCATACTGCCATCTTACAGCGGTTTTCCCAGATAACAATTATCTGATGTCAGAATAACTTgccccaagtgtgtgtgtgtgtgtatgtgtgtatagggTTCAGAGCCCTGGGACAGCAAACATTAAGAGCTTGGGTACAATAATGTTCCTGAATATAAATATGACCTTAATAAAACTGTGACCCACAGTCTCAGCTGAATTCATGTTGAAGTCAAAGACGCATAGTCCAAcaaccaaaaataatttcaaaggtaACTTAAGTCCTTTATCTGCATTTCTCAAATACTAGTAAAGAAATATAGATGCACAATAAAACATCTTGAAATCCCCCTTAGTCTCCCCAAATCTTTCCTCACCCATCTCTTTAAGCAATATACACCTTTTTCTTCAAGATGCCCCTTaaattcctctttctccttctctaatCTTATCCACATGCCTTTGAATTTTGTAGTCTCTTTATGTCCCCACCCCTTACTTCCTCCAGGCTGAGAATCTTACCGTCccccatttttattattctgtactGTGAAAGATGTCCCTCCCGCCCCAAAATGTATCTAGTTCCAGAAGAATCCTGAAGAGAGGGGCAGgggtgagttgtgtgtgtgtgtgtggtgttgatGAGAGAATTTAAGCTGGCAAACCACCCTTCATAAACGGAGGCTGGGGACACACATATGATTGTCCTGCCACATTTTCGGCCTCATGTCATTGCTGAAAAGTTGAGAAGTCTTGATTCTTCATATGGTGGAAGAACCCATATAGTAAATGGACTTGCTAACTATTGCTCATTCTGAGCTCTAGCAAAGACATTTTAGGCAGAGGAACCCTGCCTAAAAGGGAAGGGTTCTCTGCAGGCTGGGAAACCCTGCAGAGAGCTCTGGGGACCACACGTGATTCTTCCTGGCTGGAGCACAGACTGTGGAAGTAGCAGAAGACTTGGTAAATGGCCAAATGGCTCACCCTCCCCCAGGAGATGGCAGGAGCCATGGAAGGAATATCTCAGGGCAGTCACCTCATCAGGTATACATTTCAGCGAGAGCACTCTAGCCAGTGGGTGGAAGGTGGGAAAGGGTTGCAGGAAGCCTCGCATCAGCAGGAGGTGATAGCAGTGGGCTCCCCTTACTACACTGGCATGGATAACCTGAGGCAAGTGCCAGGACCTTTGCATATGTTAGCTCATTAAACCTCACAAAAAGGTGGCTATGACCCCAGTTTataggtgaggaagctgaggctcattGAGCCCAGAAGCGCAGAGATGGTATTTGAACGCAAGCAACAGGGAGGTGGCTCCTGATTGGCTTCAGAAGTGGAGCAGTGGAGGGGATGGGAAGTGACCACAGTGTGGGCACACACCAGCCTCGGGGGTGCATCACATGCCACGTCTAGGTGACCGCCCCACCTTGCTCTCTGACCTTCTGCTCCCAGATTCCGGCAGCTGATGGCCGAGCAGGAACCCGAGGTACAGGAGGTGTCCCGGCTGTTCCGCTCGGTGCTGCAGGAAGTCCTGGAGAAGatgaagcaggaggaggaggcccATAAGCTGACGAGGCAATGGAGCCTGCGGCCCCGCGGCAGCCTGGCCCTGGCCACCTTCAAGACCCGCGTGCGCATATCCCCCTTCGCCAGCGACATCCGGACCATCTCTGAGGATGTGGAGCGGGACACACAGCCGCGGACCCGAACCTGGAGCATGCCGGAGTTCCAGGCGCTCAAAGAGGACTGACCCACCCTCACCGAGCCACCTGTGGGAGGGCATGAGAGGCCTGTGACGTCCAGGGTCCTGGGACCTCCCCACGCGTCCCTGACAAGGGGGCCAAAGCGGCCACATCCCAAGACGCTCCTGTAAGATGGAGCgacccctccctgcccaccctctcCCACTGGCTGCAAGGCCCAGAGTCAAGGCTTGGAGCTGCAGAAGTGAGGGCTCTGCCTCCCCTGCGCCAGTGATAGGAGCAGCCCCTTCCTGCTCACAGATTCAGGGTCTTGGCAGACAGACCACAGCCCATCCCTgtcttctgtttctgtttggaGGGGGAAGCATTGCCCTGCTTTTTTGCCAAGACCTGAATTGTCACCCTAACTTCAGTGTCGTCCCATTTACCCCATCCCCCTGGGTAAAGACGAGGGACTTGTTGGGTGGTGTCCATTCTCTGCTGGTGACTGGCTGGTTTTACCACTGCAGGTGGGTCACAGCTTCATGGGCcggcagagctggaagggaccacAGAGACCACTCAGTCCCACTTTCCTGACTAGtgaacgaggaaactgaggctcagagagagccAGGGTTCTTCCACCTTAAGCTGCGCCCAGATTCCCATGGACAGTGAGATTGCCCCTGTATACATAGTCTCTGCCCCTGACTCCTTGAGTCCTGGCCTATGATGGGACAGGTCCAAGGGCTATGCTTGCACCTGCCTGTAGTCTGACCCATCTCTTATGTTGGCACTGGCATGGGGGTCTAAGCTTCGCTCCTAGAAAGGTCGCTGGGGGCAGAGGAAGGTTGCCGTCATCCCCCCCCAGTGTCCTCACCTGGGAGGTGACCAGTACCCAGCAGCTCCTTCCAGAGGCTAAGCTTCAAGACCTTCTGACTCGCTGCTCTGGAGAGCCCAGGTCTCTGATACCAGGATCGCTTCTGAATCTGGTCGTGCCTGCTCTCTGGCTGTTCCCATGGAAAGTGGTGCCCAAACCCCTAACTGATACTGAGGCGCCTGAGTGAAATGTTCTAGAAGAACCTCCCTACAGGCTCACTGTCCTTCCGTTTCTCACACAGTCAGATCTTGATGGGCATGTAGATTCTCCAATGTATGGATCACCTATGGAAGGCCGGTGGCCTGTAAATAAATGCCAGGAGGAGATAAACCAGCAAGGGGAAAATCCATATATTCCCTGACCAAGCTCAATGGAAAACACTTTTTAATGATCTGATTTTAGGTTATTGTCACACAAATCTAGAGAGACAATCACAGGATGCTGGAAAACTTCTCATCCAACGCCATAAAGATAGAGTTGATTGGCTCATTCACATAACTGGTAAAAGTTGAGAAtcacttcaataaaaatatataccttaaACATCTTACATATTGTATGTTAAGACATTAAATAGTTCATTCAATTGCCAAACTTTTAAGCTGTGTTCACTATTTTTTGTGACATGTGGGTTGTCTGATGGGCGTTTTACGCTTGTTTTATTTGCTTGTGTGTACTTTAAACATAACTATAAGAGCAACTGGCATAAACAAGTTTTGGAAGCAATAGAAGAGACCCTTGGTAAGCAGACAACTCAGTTGACAGGGGCAGAAATCGGGGGAGAGTTAGAAAAGGATCTGCTGGCTGTAAGCTTTCTGGGCGCCCTGGACGTGGGCCACGTGTTTTGAGAGAATGGAGCGTCCGCGTCAATCTGGTGGGGGCGGGTTCAGAGGGGGTCAGTGAAGAGAATGTCTgttctccttcttccccaccaCCCTACACGTACCGATTCTGCTCTCCAACAAGGAAGAACCAAGGCTCTCAACGGCATGCTCTTTCTAAAGTAACTGGCTGCCCATGAAAACCTTCCCTGCCCACCT
This DNA window, taken from Rhinolophus ferrumequinum isolate MPI-CBG mRhiFer1 chromosome 22, mRhiFer1_v1.p, whole genome shotgun sequence, encodes the following:
- the RD3 gene encoding protein RD3 codes for the protein MSLIPWLRWTEAPPRLSSRSPAEMVLETLMMELAGQMQEAERQHRERSNAVRKICTGVDYSWLARTSQPTYDLSPGERLQLEDVCAKIHPSYCGPAILRFRQLMAEQEPEVQEVSRLFRSVLQEVLEKMKQEEEAHKLTRQWSLRPRGSLALATFKTRVRISPFASDIRTISEDVERDTQPRTRTWSMPEFQALKED